The Saccharomycodes ludwigii strain NBRC 1722 chromosome II, whole genome shotgun sequence genome window below encodes:
- the CYS4 gene encoding cystathionine beta-synthase CYS4 (similar to Saccharomyces cerevisiae YGR155W | CYS4 | CYStathionine beta-synthase): MSAQTHSISTNVLDLVGQTPLLKLNKLPQDLGIKPKVYCKLELYNPGGSIKDRIAKAMIEDAEKRGIIHPSRSTLIEPTSGNTGIGLALIGAIKGYRVIITLPEKMSNEKVSVLKALGAEIIRTPTEAAWDSPESHIGVALKLQNEIPGGIILDQYNNPYNPIAHILGTGKEIHEQLDKIGELDKLRGVFAGAGTGGTITGIAKYLKENVSSNIKIIGADPEGSILAQPENLNDTKLASYKVEGIGYDFVPKVLDRSLIDKWYKTHDKPSFKYARQLITSEGLLVGGSSGSAFEALVNYCQEHPELDEDDVLVVIFPDSIRSYLTKFVDDEWLKKNGLWDDEFEQIVNKRKEPIRDIYNGATVKDLKLKPVVSVLETEKLSTVISILKDNGFDQLPVLTAEGKLCGLVTLSKLLKTLQTAKTKPDTIKGIFLDFRKLNNFDEVSSYNENKSGKKKFLSFDINTKLSDLDTFFEKNSNAIITDKTLKPIHIVTKVDLLTYLA, translated from the coding sequence ATGTCTGCCCAAACACATTCAATATCCACAAATGTTTTAGACTTGGTTGGTCAAACACCCttattaaagttaaataaattgcCCCAAGATTTGGGTATTAAACCTAAGGTCTACTGCAAACTAGAACTGTACAATCCTGGTGGTTCCATTAAAGATCGTATTGCTAAAGCTATGATCGAAGACGCTGAAAAGCGTGGCATTATTCATCCATCTCGTTCCACTTTGATTGAACCAACTAGTGGTAATACTGGTATTGGTTTGGCTTTAATTGGCGCTATTAAAGGTTATAGAGTCATTATAACTTTACCAGAAAAAATGTCCAATGAAAAAGTCTCTGTTTTAAAAGCCTTGGGTGCTGAAATTATTAGGACACCAACTGAAGCTGCTTGGGATTCTCCAGAATCTCATATCGGTGTCGCTCTGAAATTGCAAAATGAGATTCCAGGCGGCATTATTTTAGACCAGTATAATAATCCATACAATCCAATTGCTCATATCCTAGGTACTGGAAAGGAAATACACGAACAATTGGATAAAATAGGCGAGTTGGACAAATTGCGTGGTGTTTTTGCTGGTGCAGGTACCGGTGGTACTATTACCGGTATTGCTAAGTATTTGAAAGAGAATGTTAGCagcaatattaaaattattgggGCAGATCCAGAAGGATCCATTTTGGCCCAGCCAGAAAATCTTAACGACACTAAATTAGCTTCTTATAAAGTTGAAGGTATTGGATATGATTTTGTTCCTAAAGTTTTAGATAGATCTTTGATTGATAAATGGTATAAAACACATGATAAACcatcttttaaatatgCTCGTCAATTAATTACTTCTGAAGGTTTACTAGTTGGTGGTAGTAGTGGTTCTGCTTTTGAGGCTTTGGTTAATTATTGTCAGGAGCATCCAGAAttagatgaagatgatgttTTGGTTGTCATTTTCCCGGATAGTATTAGATCTTATTTGACCAAGTTTGTTGATGATGAATGGTTGAAGAAGAACGGTTTATGGGACGATGAATTTGAACAAATTGTTAACAAGAGGAAAGAACCAATTAGGGATATCTATAATGGTGCTACTGTCAAggatttgaaattaaaacctGTTGTAAGTGTTTTAGAAACTGAAAAACTAAGTACTGTTATATCTATATTGAAAGACAACGGGTTTGACCAATTGCCCGTATTAACCGCCGAAGGTAAATTATGCGGTCTAGTCACGTTAAGTAAATTGCTAAAGACTTTGCAAACAGCAAAAACCAAACCAGATACTATTAAGGGGATTTTCTTAGATTTTAGAAAGttgaataattttgatGAAGTCAGCAGTTACAATGAAAACAAGAGTGGtaagaaaaagtttttaagcTTTGATATCAACACAAAATTAAGTGATTTGGATACTTTTTTCGAAAAGAATTCAAATGCCATCATTACTGATAAAACTTTGAAGCCAATTCATATTGTCACCAAAGTAGATTTGTTAACTTATTTAGCATAA
- the DPC13 gene encoding Dpc13p (similar to Saccharomyces cerevisiae YGL041W-A | putative protein of unknown function) encodes MFVPTVSFIARKSLLKQQKPLFHTIILAKKLCYPAPIYTVAKSSTNRFYATSPSTFNSKESDELEKVQELMDKIYSNPSVLEKLNEISAIMVEKKYINPDSGSMSPWSMIKVIMDKQVKGAMVELREEMQKCGINIGQDQIGALMSVLGMNGKNTSNNKE; translated from the coding sequence ATGTTTGTTCCTACTGTTTCTTTTATAGCTAGAAAATCTctattaaaacaacaaaaaccTTTATTCCATACTATTATATTGGCCAAAAAACTATGCTATCCAGCTCCTATTTATACCGTTGCTAAATCATCCACTAATAGATTTTATGCAACATCTCCCTCCACTTTTAATTCCAAGGAATCTGatgaattagaaaaagtCCAAGAATTGATGGATAAGATATATTCAAATCCATCGGTTTTAGAAAAGCTTAATGAAATTAGCGCCATCAtggttgaaaaaaaatatattaatccCGATTCTGGCAGTATGAGTCCTTGGTCTATGATCAAGGTTATCATGGATAAACAAGTTAAGGGTGCTATGGTTGAATTGAGAGAAGAAATGCAAAAATGTGGTATAAACATTGGCCAAGACCAAATCGGTGCTTTGATGAGTGTTTTAGGTATGAACGGTAAAAACACTTCAAATAATAAGGAATAG
- the DST1 gene encoding transcription elongation factor DST1 (similar to Saccharomyces cerevisiae YGL043W | DST1 | DNA Strand Transfer) → MLETKEVLTLVKNLEKAKTNDEEVLKILKILEKDMKPTEKLLRETKVGVAVNQFKKSTNQEVSKVSKKIINDWKTEISKEKKKNKLNASSNKSSSSLNNSNTKKNIITELPDKPRSSKLDNVNTQVHNEKLRDMVIKAFYDALCKETRKSSNEILDLCINIENELNVYANNDEKKYKDKYRVIFSSVISKTNKELKVKILTGDCTPNYLVNCDPKDLAPEHLQKKLQEIKEKNLYNAQGATVERSVTDRFQCGKCKERKVSYYQLQTRSADEPLTTFCTCENCGNRWKFS, encoded by the coding sequence ATGTTGGAAACCAAAGAAGTGTTAACTTTAGTGAAAAACTTGGAAAAAGCTAAAACTAATGATGAggaagttttaaaaatattaaagataTTGGAGAAAGATATGAAACCCACAGAAAAATTGTTACGAGAGACTAAAGTTGGGGTTGCTGTTaatcaatttaaaaaatccaCTAATCAAGAAGTCTCAAaagtttccaaaaaaataattaatgaCTGGAAAACAGAAATCtcaaaggaaaaaaagaaaaataaactaaatgCTAGTTCCAACAAGAGTTCTAGTAGCCTTAATAACAgcaacacaaaaaaaaatattattactgaaCTTCCCGATAAACCTAGAAGTAGTAAATTGGATAATGTCAACACTCAAGTTCACAACGAAAAATTACGTGATATGGTTATTAAAGCCTTTTATGATGCATTATGTAAAGAAACAAGAAAATCTTCAAATGAAATTTTAGATTTATGTATTAATATAGAAAACGAATTAAATGTATATGCGAATAACGacgaaaagaaatataaagaTAAGTATCGTGTAATCTTTTCTAGTGtaatatcaaaaacaaacaaagagttgaaagttaaaattttaacagGTGATTGCACACCGAATTATTTGGTCAATTGCGACCCAAAAGATTTAGCTCCCGAGCATTTGCAGAAAAAATTGCAGGAAATTAAAGAGAAAAATCTATACAATGCTCAAGGTGCCACCGTTGAAAGAAGTGTTACCGATAGATTCCAATGTGGTAAATGTAAAGAAAGGAAAGTCTCATATTATCAATTACAAACTAGATCTGCAGATGAACCATTGACTACGTTTTGTACCTGTGAGAATTGTGGTAATAGATGGAAGTTTTcttaa
- the RNA15 gene encoding Rna15p (similar to Saccharomyces cerevisiae YGL044C | RNA15 | poly(A) mRNA metabolism) — MDNKPSNIVYLGNIPFDQTEEQILDLCSNVGPVRGLKMMFDPNTGKSRGFCFIEFNDINTSSSAVRNLNGYQLGSRTLKCGFSDEGSTSVTATAVNNGRSNTNSGINNSANNNTGPNQKLPIFSYQGKVVNCDNIGIDINTTMTTPAMMLSSILANNYGKEKQLKVLDLLKQESSEAENSITLKLLLTFPQLNFALAEILLSNGLSTVEDLSKLAITNNDSISDKNGSEEGKQNQENPRKYKKTQLGLLKQVLQLNDTDISMLPPDEKIIIYDLKQRAMKGDFGPI; from the coding sequence ATGGATAATAAACCATCTAACATAGTCTATTTGGGGAATATCCCATTTGACCAAACAGAAGAACAAATATTGGATTTATGTAGTAATGTGGGACCAGTCAGAGGTTTAAAAATGATGTTTGATCCAAACACAGGTAAGTCAAGAGGGTTCTGTTTTATAGAGTTTAATGATATAAATACCAGTAGCAGCGCTGTTAGAAATTTAAATGGATATCAATTAGGTTCTCGTACATTAAAATGTGGGTTTTCAGATGAGGGAAGCACATCAGTAACAGCAACTGCTGTTAATAATGGTCGTTCTAATACTAATAGtggtattaataattccgccaataacaataccGGGCCTAACCAAAAACTACCAATATTTTCTTATCAAGGTAAAGTAGTAAATTGTGATAATATAGGCATAGACATAAATACAACAATGACAACGCCTGCAATGATGCTTTCTAGTATATTAGCGAATAATTACGGGAAGGAAAAACAGTTAAAGGTATTAGACTTGCTAAAACAAGAGAGTAGTGAGGCTGAAAACAGTATCACTTTGAAGCTGTTATTGACATTTCCTCAATTGAATTTTGCTTTGGCTGAAATTTTGTTGAGCAATGGATTAAGTACAGTAGAAGATTTATCCAAGCTAGCTATAACAAATAATGACAGTATAAGTGATAAAAATGGCAGTGAAGAAGGGAAACAAAACCAAGAGAATCCAcgcaaatataaaaaaacgCAACTAGGTTTATTGAAACAAGTTTTACAATTAAATGACACGGATATCTCCATGTTACCACCCGATGAAAAAATCATCATATACGATTTGAAACAAAGAGCTATGAAGGGAGATTTTGGACctatataa
- the PTI1 gene encoding cleavage polyadenylation factor subunit PTI1 (similar to Saccharomyces cerevisiae YGR156W | PTI1 | PTa1p Interacting protein): MNSTSFAIKPHSIKNNTLVDPRTRVYRHTKTPDVYIRGVLIKNVPSNWDEQTVLSVVAGSGAIIGIKQQKLQPSTNSNNFIIIYTTSNECKKAYDLISKIENKPFQIEQVLVDDEQNEDDNIAGISGSSLSSVAASPSSFSSSSSFFSVPNSRCKALLKLKRDNYPWDYNLQLPFEMISEVPLPKKNKPIFIPELLIKASSSLPKLPPINKNTGDGATTSRLYRVNDVISSKISKIQPPQLIEIIANLTSLANSINASNSIAHGANNNNKSSGNNGALKEQISSFLQNGDVALIVTQGLLEMGLVDIPCINMFLESLDEKNGVFPSTTVSPGDSVVDSSSLPITTNTTASSSSSSISVSNTPSVSPINTPTSMNNNVNTIGNNPIDSVSRTTGILPQHVEIKLSKLNNSEQANVIRQILTLTRDQILLLPPKQRTMVENIHREYL; encoded by the coding sequence ATGAACAGTACTTCTTTTGCAATAAAACCCCACAGTATCAAGAATAACACACTAGTTGACCCAAGAACCAGAGTTTACAGGCACACTAAAACACCTGATGTTTACATTAGAGGTGTGCTCATTAAAAATGTGCCATCAAATTGGGATGAACAGACTGTATTAAGTGTAGTTGCAGGCTCGGGTGCAATAATTGGGATTAAACAACAGAAACTACAACCCTCCactaatagtaataattttataataatatatacaaCATCTAATGAATGTAAAAAAGCATATGATCTTATTtctaaaatagaaaataagcCATTTCAAATTGAACAGGTGTTAGTGGACGACGAACAGaatgaagatgataataTTGCTGGTATTAGTGGGTCTTCTTTATCTTCTGTCGCTGCATcaccttcttctttttcttcttcttcttcctttttttctgtaCCTAACTCAAGGTGTAAAGCCCTATTAAAACTGAAAAGAGACAATTATCCGTGGGATTATAATTTACAATTACCCTTTGAAATGATCAGTGAAGTTCCATTaccaaaaaagaataaaccCATTTTCATACCGGAATTATTAATCAAGGCTTCGAGCTCATTGCCAAAACTACCACCAATAAACAAGAACACTGGAGATGGTGCCACGACTAGCCGGTTATATAGAGTAAATGATGTAATATCCAGTAAAATAAGCAAAATCCAACCGCCTCAGCTGATCGAAATCATTGCAAATTTGACAAGTTTAGCAAATAGTATTAATGCCAGTAATAGTATTGCTCATGGTgccaataacaacaataaatcTTCAGGCAACAATGGTGCTTTAAAAGAGCAGATAAGTAGTTTTTTACAAAACGGAGATGTGGCGTTAATTGTAACACAAGGGTTGTTGGAAATGGGATTAGTTGATATTCCTTGTATCAATATGTTCTTAGAGAGTTTGGATGAAAAGAATGGAGTTTTTCCTAGTACTACTGTTTCTCCTGGTGACAGTGTTGTAGATTCGTCATCTTTGCCAATAACCACAAACACTACTGCTTCCTCAAGCTCTTCCTCTATTTCTGTTTCAAATACACCATCAGTTTCGCCTATAAATACACCAACTTctatgaataataatgtcaACACAATTGGTAATAACCCTATTGACAGTGTTTCACGTACCACGGGTATTTTACCACAACACgttgaaataaaattgtctaaattaaataattcagAACAAGCTAATGTTATAAGACAGATATTAACCTTAACCAGAGACcaaattttgttattaccaCCAAAGCAAAGGACTATGGTTGAGAATATACATAGGGagtatttataa
- a CDS encoding uncharacterized protein (similar to Saccharomyces cerevisiae YGR017W | putative protein of unknown function) has translation MSHQMAPWVPIFIQSVKNNSQSFTSFQLSSISAVIQKDIHNQQSSISYRPKCRTVVFRDFLFHDKHSNIITFSTDLRSDKIDQLTEQPCFEACFYFSNTWEQFRLRGDVSFILSDGKYPNIISNICDHNNGNSGNDTVINYPILSPSVCNHSKEKNGHPDIHHSTLVDDVDITEGYKPPEPFEWDLELKRQWNNLSRNAKAQYRRPEPGLPMSNELSKKLDKLSRGVDGVKEDIGFQNFAIVCLCIDEVDYLNLKDDGKSGAERWIFKRFIDEDTGIETWEEKEVCP, from the coding sequence ATGTCCCACCAAATGGCCCCTTGGGTACCAATATTTATCCAAAgtgtaaaaaataattcccAGTCATTCACCTCATTCCAATTGAGTTCAATATCAGCGGTTATCCAAAAAGACATCCATAACCAACAATCTTCAATATCATATAGGCCAAAATGTAGAACTGTCGTATTTAgagattttttatttcacgATAAACattcaaatataataacTTTCTCAACAGATTTAAGAAGTGATAAAATCGATCAATTGACAGAACAACCATGTTTTGAAGCATGTTTTTACTTTAGTAATACATGGGAGCAATTTAGACTAAGAGGTGatgtttcttttatattgaGTGATGGGAAATATCCAAACataatatcaaatatttgCGATCATAATAATGGAAACAGTGGTAATGATACTGTGATAAATTATCCTATACTATCTCCATCTGTTTGTAACCActccaaagaaaaaaatggccACCCAGACATACATCACAGCACTTTAGTCGATGATGTTGATATAACGGAAGGTTACAAACCACCTGAACCGTTTGAATGGGATTTAGAATTAAAGAGACAATGGAACAATCTAAGTCGAAACGCCAAAGCTCAGTATAGAAGACCTGAACCTGGGTTGCCGATGAGCAATGAATTGAGTAAGAAATTGGATAAATTGAGTAGGGGTGTAGATGGAGTCAAAGAGGATATTGGGTTTCAAAACTTTGCCATAGTGTGTTTGTGCATTGACGAAGTTGattatttgaatttgaaAGATGATGGCAAAAGTGGTGCTGAAAGATGGATATTTAAGAGGTTTATAGATGAAGATACTGGAATTGAAACTTGGGAAGAGAAGGAGGTTTGTCCATAA
- the UGA1 gene encoding 4-aminobutyrate transaminase (similar to Saccharomyces cerevisiae YGR019W | UGA1 | Utilization of GAba) has product MSYCEKSYPTEPTAPTVTTTQIPGPASTKAIENLGKVFDARPCYFVADYEKSIGNYIVDLDGNTFLDLYAQIASIALGYNNPDLIKAAKSPEMIRALVERPAIGNFPGKDLEGILKQLLKFAPKGQDHIWSGLSGADANELAFKAAFMYYRSKQRGYNTEFSTQENESVMDNVSPGSPSLAVLSFKKAFHGRLFASGSVTCSKPIHKLDFPSFHWPHAEYPYYQYPLDKHTAENKKEDDRCLQIVEKLITSWEVPVAALIIEPVQSEGGDNHASAYFLQKLREITLKHNVVYIIDEVQTGVGATGKFWCHEYANITPPPDLVTFSKKFQSAGYWFHDPQFIPNKAYRQFNTWCGDPARMIIAGAIGQEIVDNKLVDQVQRVGKYLIDELAKVSEKYPQYLQRLRGKGTFIAWDLPTGEQRDLFLKKLKLNGCNVGGCSDKSVRLRPTLTFEEKHVDIFIAAVNKTLKDF; this is encoded by the coding sequence ATGTCTTATTGTGAAAAATCTTATCCAACTGAACCAACTGCACCAACAGTCACAACCACACAAATTCCAGGACCAGCTAGTACCAAAGCCATTGAAAACTTGGGCAAAGTTTTTGATGCTAGACCATGCTACTTTGTTGCTGATTACGAAAAATCCATAGGTAACTATATTGTTGACCTTGATGGCAACACCTTTTTAGATTTATATGCTCAGATTGCTTCTATTGCTTTGGGTTACAACAATCCAGATTTGATCAAGGCTGCTAAATCCCCAGAAATGATCAGAGCCTTGGTTGAAAGACCAGCCATTGGTAATTTCCCAGGTAAAGATTTGGAAGGCATTTTGAAACAACTTTTGAAGTTTGCTCCAAAAGGTCAAGACCATATCTGGTCTGGTTTGAGTGGTGCTGATGCCAACGAATTGGCTTTCAAAGCTGCCTTTATGTATTACAGAAGTAAACAAAGAGGTTACAATACTGAGTTTAGCACACAAGAAAATGAATCCGTTATGGATAATGTTTCTCCAGGTTCTCCAAGCTTGGCTGTTTTGTCCTTTAAGAAAGCTTTCCACGGTAGATTGTTCGCCTCTGGTTCTGTTACATGTTCTAAGCCAATTCACAAGTTGGATTTCCCATCATTTCATTGGCCACACGCTGAATATCCATACTACCAATATCCATTAGATAAGCATACAgctgaaaacaaaaaagaagatgaCCGTTGCTTGcaaattgttgaaaaattgaTCACTTCTTGGGAAGTTCCAGTTGCAGCCTTGATTATCGAACCAGTTCAATCTGAAGGTGGTGACAACCATGCCTCTGCCTACTTTTTGCAAAAGTTGAGAGAAATCACTTTGAAGCATAATGTTGTTTACATCATTGATGAAGTTCAAACCGGTGTCGGTGCTACTGGTAAGTTCTGGTGCCACGAATACGCAAATATCACTCCTCCACCAGATTTGGTCACTTTTTCAAAGAAGTTCCAAAGTGCAGGTTATTGGTTCCATGATCCACAATTCATTCCAAACAAGGCATACAGACAATTCAACACTTGGTGTGGTGATCCAGCCAGAATGATCATTGCTGGTGCCATTGGTCAAGAAATTGTTGATAACAAGTTAGTTGATCAGGTTCAACGTGTTGGTAAATATTTGATTGATGAATTGGCAAAGGTATCCGAAAAATACCCTCAATACTTGCAAAGATTAAGAGGTAAAGGTACTTTTATTGCTTGGGATTTACCAACTGGTGAACAAAGagatttgtttttgaagaaattaaagTTGAACGGTTGTAATGTTGGTGGTTGTTCTGATAAATCTGTTAGATTGAGACCCACACTTACctttgaagaaaaacacGTTGATATTTTCATTGCTGCTGTCAACAAGACTTTGAAAGACTTTTAA
- the VPS20 gene encoding ESCRT-III subunit protein VPS20 (similar to Saccharomyces cerevisiae YMR077C | VPS20 | Vacuolar Protein Sorting), with product MGQKQSKLTNQDKAIFQLKLSRDNLNKFTRNTNNLIENERANLKSAIRQDISNGKDYKANVNIRILLKRIHYQEILLSKANDQLINLENMLSNIEFKLIEKDFIKGVDTGNKILTKLNKELNIDYVNDVMDTLEDQMSYEREVDQVLNSNILRIGNTGNIAISLDDEIDKELDQMLGEQKLSQQDVDESKIVEDKLPSVEHLPLPAAKVQPEKEKETETQREMPLTN from the coding sequence ATGGGCCAAAAACAAAGTAAGTTAACTAATCAAGATAAAGCAATTTTTCAACTAAAATTGTCAAGggataatttaaataaattcactcgaaatacaaataacttaatagaaaatgaaagaGCAAATCTAAAGTCAGCAATACGACAAGACATTAGTAACGGTAAAGATTATAAGGCAAATGTAAATATAcgtatattattaaaaagaatacaTTACCAAGAGATTTTATTAAGCAAAGCTAACGACCAGCTTattaatttagaaaatatgcTTTCTAATATTGAgtttaaattaattgaaaaagacTTTATCAAGGGTGTCGATAcaggaaataaaatattgacAAAGTTGAATAAGGAGTTGAATATAGATTACGTAAATGATGTTATGGATACTCTAGAAGATCAAATGAGTTATGAAAGAGAAGTTGATCAAGTATTAAACAGTAATATTCTCAGAATAGGCAATACAGGCAATATTGCTATTTCGTTGGACGATGAGATCGATAAAGAGTTGGATCAAATGTTAGGCGAGCAAAAACTCTCACAACAAGATGTAGATGAATCTAAAATTGTCGAGGATAAATTGCCCAGTGTTGAACATCTTCCTCTTCCAGCAGCAAAGGTTCAAccggaaaaagaaaaggaaacagAAACTCAAAGAGAAATGCCGTTGaccaattaa
- the HEM2 gene encoding porphobilinogen synthase HEM2 (similar to Saccharomyces cerevisiae YGL040C | HEM2 | HEMe biosynthesis), whose product MSKPHTAEFLPANEPQISSILAGGYNHPLLREWQNERQLTKNMFIFPIFISDDPEEECDIPSLPNIKRFGVNKIVPYLKPLVAKGLRSVIIFGVPLKEGVKDESGSAADDPEGPVIQCIKKLRKEIPELYLIADVCLCEYTSHGHCGILYEDGTINRDLSVRRIAAVAVNYAKHGCHSVAPSDMIDGRIREIKIGLMNAGLAHKTFILSYAAKFSGNLYGPFRDAAHSSPNHGDRKCYQLPSGGRGLARRALRRDLEEGSDGIIVKPSTFYLDIMSDAYEICKDIPVCAYHVSGEFAMLHAATEKGIVDFKTICFETHQGFLRAGARLIISYLTPEFMEWLSN is encoded by the coding sequence aTGTCAAAACCACACACTGCTGAATTTCTACCTGCTAATGAACCACAAATCTCATCTATCTTAGCTGGTGGCTACAATCATCCATTACTGCGTGAATGGCAAAACGAAAGACAATTGACcaaaaatatgtttattttcccAATCTTCATTAGTGATGATCCAGAAGAAGAATGTGACATTCCAAGTTTACCAAATATCAAAAGGTTTGGTGTGAACAAAATTGTTCCATATTTAAAACCGTTAGTTGCTAAAGGTTTAAgaagtgttattatttttggtgtTCCACTGAAGGAAGGAGTTAAAGACGAGTCTGGTAGTGCTGCTGACGATCCAGAGGGCCCAGTCATTCAGTGCATTAAGAAATTAAGAAAGGAAATTCCCGAGTTATATTTGATTGCAGATGTGTGTCTATGTGAATATACTTCACATGGACATTGCGGTATTCTTTATGAAGACGGAACTATTAATAGAGACTTGAGTGTTAGAAGAATTGCCGCTGTTGCAGTTAATTATGCCAAACACGGTTGTCATTCTGTTGCTCCAAGCGATATGATAGATGGTAGAATTAGAGAGATTAAAATTGGTTTAATGAATGCTGGTTTAGCCCACAAGACATTCATCTTGAGTTATGCTGCTAAATTCAGTGGTAATCTATACGGTCCTTTCAGAGATGCTGCTCACTCTTCTCCTAACCATGGTGATCGTAAGTGTTATCAATTACCAAGTGGTGGAAGAGGCTTAGCACGTAGAGCTTTAAGAAGAGATCTAGAGGAGGGTTCCGATGGCATTATTGTTAAACCATCTACTTTTTACTTGGATATCATGAGTGATGCGTATGAAATTTGTAAAGATATTCCTGTTTGTGCTTATCATGTTTCCGGTGAATTTGCCATGTTACACGCTGCTACCGAAAAGGGGattgttgattttaaaaccaTTTGTTTTGAAACTCACCAGGGATTCTTAAGAGCCGGTGCCAGGTTGATCATCAGTTACTTAACTCCGGAATTTATGGAATGGTTGTCCAACTGA
- a CDS encoding PITH domain-containing protein, with protein MSNCCCEHEHNEPPPIATYPNQSLYECMDLNKIKILNGVYKNGEKNYKNFIKTQESKDDNSCFLESDCDCQLVIHIPFTKSVKLYSMILRSAFNDQDDNLGSLHHVHLYKNFNKNIDFDTLENAKITYSIEHIRNNNGSEDVEHYLPRHQFQSVDSLTIFIPDNYEEDEDLLSRIYYLELRGDLSVNSGDKRQEFHLKSSVFESAPNPLDHVKLQEEPGSSNMIQ; from the coding sequence ATGTCCAACTGCTGCTGCGAACATGAGCATAACGAGCCACCCCCAATTGCAACCTATCCAAATCAATCATTATACGAATGTATGGatctaaataaaattaaaatcttGAATGGTGTCTATAAAAATGGagagaaaaattataaaaatttcatTAAAACTCAAGAGAGCAAAGATGACAACTCTTGCTTTTTAGAATCCGATTGTGATTGTCAACTAGTCATCCATATACCATTTACAAAATCAGTCAAGTTATACAGTATGATATTACGTTCTGCTTTTAATGACCAAGACGATAATTTAGGATCTCTTCATCATGTTCATCTATACAagaattttaataaaaatatagattTCGATACTTTAGAAAATGCAAAAATCACTTACAGCATCGAACATATAAGAAATAACAACGGGAGTGAGGACGTGGAACACTATTTACCAAGACATCAGTTTCAATCTGTTGACTCTTTAACTATTTTCATCCCAGATAATtatgaagaagatgaagatttATTAAGTAGAATATATTACTTGGAACTAAGAGGCGACTTAAGCGTTAACAGTGGGGATAAAAGACAGGAATTTCATTTGAAAAGTAGTGTTTTTGAAAGTGCACCAAATCCATTAGATCATGTAAAATTGCAAGAGGAACCAGGCAGTAGTAACATGATACAATGA